ATACGACGCATCATCTGACGGGCACCGTCGTGCAGGCTCGTATTTTCCGTCACCAACACAACGCATAATCGCTTTCTCGGGCGGTTCCATTCCGCTGGGCATACTCCGTCCAGTACGTGCTGCGAGGAAAGGCGCGGCAACACCAGATACTTGTTGACGGATATCACATTATTTAGTGTGGGCGAAGGAATGTCCGACATGGATATACTGGCAACAGGGCGGCTCGGATACTCGttgaacagcagcagcgagtcAAGACTAGGATGAATTTTAAACCGTTCCTGCGTGCGGCGTGTATCTTTGGCGCTGAGCGACACAAATCCGAAAGCAACGCGGTCGCGGAAGTAAAACGCTGTTATTAGATAGCGCAAACGGGGCTGCGCCCTCGGTTCCAAGATGAGCGCACGGACCCGATTGTCTGACCAACCGCCCAGAAACGCATCAATCGTGTCATCCGTAACAGGCACCAGAAGCTTGTACGGCATCTTCTGCCTAATGAAGTCGACCAAGTTTTGCGCATTGAAAACGCTTTCACGGTAAATGTAGTTGTGCCCATCGAGCACCATAATTATGCACGGTAGCGAGTGTACGCCCGTTTTGCGTACTAGCTGCTGCTCGTGTCCGGCGTTGATTGTAGCGAACGTGACACCATATGGTTCGAGGGTGTCAATCATCTTCTTAAAGGAGTTGGCTGCCTTCATGCAGTCGAAGCACCAGTCAGCGTAGAACATGAGAATTTGTGGTGTTTGGTGACTTTTCGGCAGGATGTTGGATTCGTAATATTTCGCCGTAATTGAAAGCCGATGGTAGAGGCTGATATCTTGATCATGAAAGTTAAAGTTGTGCGCGCCGTAGAAGTGCTCGAACGGGTCTTGAAATCGACCGTAGCCGGTGTAATCCGGTCGTTCCCGGTTCAGGATCGCATCTTCATTTGTAATGCCAAACTGGTCGTACGCCTTTCTGCGCTCCGAGTCCGACAACAGTTCGTACGCTTGTTTGATTTCGACAAATTTTTTCTCAGCCTctgggtgttttgttttgtcgggATGCCTGCAAAAAAGTACAGAAGCATAAaagcacaaacaaaacacttacGATaacaatcaacacacacacacacacacacagatcaTCTTAAAAGATTTGATTGCGATTCGTGCTTCCACCGCAGACAATCGATCCATTGCCGAGCTTCGATATACCTTACCATTCTTTAGCCAGTTGCTTGTAAGCCCGTCGGATTTCTTGCAGCGTTGCCCGCCGCTCCACACCGAGGGCTGTATACGGGTCTTTGGTGGCGCACTGTACCTCGATGGCCACGGTTATCAGGATAGCCAGAAACAGCCAACGCACGGTCGAACACCGCCAAGCCCGCATATTTCCAACTGGGTTCGTTCCTCACTCGTTTGCGCTTTGGTTAGCAACGGGACAATTGCTGCTGACGAAAAAAACACCTGATTCGTGGTGCAAATACCTCGGCCTTAAATCGCACAACGGAACTGCAAGGCACGCGTGCGAGTCATTACAttgagatgaaaaatgattcGCGAAAGAGCGAATTTACTGTTGTCTGTATTTTAACTGGCACTGGTATATGCGCTttttgccgattttttttcacCCATCGGTGGTACGGCTGGGTGACAGTAGGTTGATTTTCCTCGGATACTGACGGAAATAAACTTCCCTGCGAACTACTGACAACAGCTGAGAACGGCTTTAGAACGGCTGCGCTACACCTAAACACAGTGGATATAGAAAGCGAGTAAAAGCGAAACACGTTAAGTTGCACCGCATtacaattaaaaacaaaactaaccgTGTTAAAATATGACGATCTGCAAAATGATAGCGTGTGCAAAAGTACACCAAGTACGGTTAGCGTTGTGATTTACCTTATTGATTTGGAATAAAGTTGACATTACGGCATTTGCATCCACTCGTTTATTGTGTACTCTGCGCTGACTGTACATTAATTAAGCAAACCTTGTGTGCGAAGTGAGATGCGCAAAGAGATTTTCAGAGAGACAGTCTATTAGCACGGTATTGTTATTAACTTTCTGTTGTTATATAGGAGGATAAAAGACGGAAAAGACAAATGTTGTATAGGCGCTGTCATTTGGTGAAGCTTcagttttttatatttatacAGTTGACACTGCGCGTGTGTGCACTGTGTGCAAAGGTGTGCGTAAGCGATAGAGCAGATGCCATCCGCACATTTGACTGCTCTTAGGCGactgtattttttcaattctaGTTCGATAGAGGTGTATCTGGTTGAACGAAAAAGTCTAGTTGGAACGGATCCGTTGTTGCTCGCAGGAAAGGATTGCTGTAGTATCACACGACGTGAGTATTATTTTTGGTTCATTCACGTTCAGAAACAATTCCAGTCCTCGTGTGCTCCATTCAAGCTTTCTAACCTTCTGATCGATGGAAACATTTCGGTTCTGTGTCAAATCGGTTACATAATTTTCTCCAATAGGCAAACATGATGGCTATGCAAAGCACCCGTTTGGCCCGTTACATGAGGCCGGCCATCCGTTTAGTTCAGTCCCGTGGCTATGCGGAAGAAATGTCCTTCACTTTAGCAGCAGCTAACAAGGTGTTCTACGACAGTGCCAACATCCGGCAAGTGGATGTGCCTTCTTTCAGTGGAGCGTTCGGCATCCTCCCGAAGCATGTTCCAACCCTTGGTaagaaaaaaccaagaaaCCGTTCAAACGATTCATTGGACCGTTGGCAAAAGCCGTTCACCGCAAATTTTAATCTTTTCTCAGCTGTGCTGAAGCCGGGCGTTGTCACGGTGTATGAGAACGATGGTGCACAGAAGAAGATTTTCGTATCGAGCGGTACCGTCACTGTCAATGAGGACGCTTCCGTGCAAGTATTGGCGGAAGAAGCACACCCAATCGAAGATCTGGATGCGTCTGCTTGCCGAGAAATTCTTACCAACGCTCAGAGTCAACTATCATCCGCCTCAGGAGATAAGGTATGTACTTTTATGCTAGCATCATTTGGTACAACAAAAGTGGTATGTTTTACAGGATCGTGCCGAAGCTGCAATTGCCGTCGAGGTAGCTGAGGCTTTGCTCAAGGCTGCGGAATAAGCTTTCCAACTCTCCAATATTGTATAGAAACTGAACTTTTAACAGATTCAATTAATAAAGAAAACGCACGTAATTTGAGCCCtatacatttattttatcgaaTTTTAATAAATGGTATTTCGACCgagtaaaagtaaaaagacAAGTGGTAATCGAGAAACCACGCAGTAGTATATCCGGAAGCCGCATCTAATGAGGAGCTTGTTGATCTGACTGGTGGATTTTCCCCTATTTCATGATTATTCAGAAAGTAATCTCTAGCAAAGCTAAATTTCTAGCACGTGAACGCTATCATTCTACTCTTGCAAGAGTCCACCTTAATCGAGATATGTGGTTGCCTTGCCTTCTTAGATGAGGATCGTATATGCCACTAGGTATGGCGGCAGATAGTGATCGAAAGGCGTTCgccattatttattattcaagTGCCCCTGACGCATATATACGTAGTAGCTTTGACAATTTAACCCTATGTCCAGATCTACTATTCTATTTAACCCTATGTCCAGATCCACTCATCTGAAGTCCGGTTTGCTCTGAATATTCGGCTGGCTCTAAACAATGGTGCGGCGGAAATGTGAGTTATAATTGGGTAACGGATAACCTTGCGTATATCTGCGCACAGGAAGCAGATGTCATCGTAAACCGTACTTTTTCAAAATCCAACGTGggtttaattcaattcaaataaattcatCAGCGCAGACCGCGCTGGCACTATAATTTATGTTGACTTTATTAATGCATTTGGAGACATTAATGAATGTTGAGCATGCAGCCGTTCTcgtggttcgatttttcttcggaTCATCGGTTTCGTTCGGGGTCGGGGTCGGAAACTATGCACACTAATGCAGTTACAGTAAACATTCGCGTTAATGTAACACGAAACCCAATGGTAAAAGAACAATTGATTTAAGCTGAGTGACATTTTAAAGCCGCGCTTAGATTTTGGAAAGGTTCAACGCAATTGTTTAAAATCAGCCAACATAAATATTTCGATCGTTCTGAAATATCATATTTTACATGAGGTTTCAAATCGTAAGGAAAAGATTCTGAGATTCAGCGAAGAGATGGGAGATTTCAGCAAAACttggatagttttcaagcaatttgagcaaTTTGAGCAAGCAAATTCAAcaggtgcgagttttgccatcaGTTCAACGGGAAGCGTGAAGGGAAGACGATCGGATACGTTACagggaagcccgatcgtctgaaacggaggagtaattggaggcgggaagggaagtCGATCAGATATGTCACCAGGATGTCTGATCGCctgaaacggaggagtaatGGGAAGTGAGAAAGGAATCCTCTGAAACGCGGAATAATCGAGATATGAGGATGGAATGAGGCGTGGTGACGCGCACCGCGAACAGCTAGTGTCTAATAAAAGTGCTTCGGACATGAACATTAACTGCAGTCCTACAACTCGTGCTTATCTAACCGTCATTCTCGGAACTTTCTTTGATGGAAAGCGGAAAATCCCAAGTCTCAACGCCCTTTGAAGCGGAAAGCAATCGACGGGGAGCGTCGCGTCAGTGTGAAGGTCACGCTCATTACCAATGCGCGCGTTCACGCATCATGCTCCACAACCGGTCGACGGCCACCTTTAGCCAGGCACGGATTATACCACCCCACgtgttcgtgtgcgtgtgtgtttgtgtgtgctgtaTCAGAGTGCCTGGGCTGGGGATCACTGGGGACAGGCAGTCGACTAAGGTTCACGCAAAGCCCGGCGCCGCTCGATCAGACCATTCCGCGTGAAACAATCCGTTGTGACGGTTGTGGCGATCGTGGTCATTCATCCGGCTCCCCTACCTAGAACAGGCGTGCGTGCGCGAAACGTGATCGAAACGTTTTACGGTGAAGTTGAAAGCCAACAATCAATCCGAGGGTGCAGGTTGTTTTACTTACCAAGCAACGCCATGCACGCGTTCTCCAATCATCCCATCGGGTTGCTGCCGGTGGAACAGAACTACGACGCGAGCAAACCGTCGATCCGGAAGTTTTTCGCTGGGCGAGACATTTTCGTAACCGGCGGGACCGGCTTCATGGGAAAGGTGCTGATTGAGAAACTCATCCGCTCATGCTCCGAGCTCGATCATATTTTCGTGCTGATACGCGAGAAGAAGCAACGGTCGGTCGCCGAGCGTATCGCGGAAATGCAGCAATTACCGGTAAGTGGAACTGctgtcggccggtcggcccaGTGTGTTATTGTGTCCGCCTTTGGTTCTGGATTCAGCTATTTGACAAGCTGCGCCAGGAGGCACCACATCTCCTCGTCAAGATGGTACCGGTGCGGGGTGATGTCTCACTTATCGGGCTCGGCCTGTCCGCTGAAGACCGGGACCGTATGCAGAGTGTCTCGGTTATTTTCCACGTGGCGGCCAGCGTGCGATTCGACGATCCACTGAAGTCCGCGATCCTGCTGAATACCCGTGGTACCCGTGAGCTGGTCCGCTTCGCCGAGCAGCTACCGGACTTGCGCGTCCTGATGCACATTTCGTCCACCTACTCGAATCCAGACCGGTACGTCATCGAGGAGGAGGTACGCATTTTTACGGCCCATTTTTGACCACTGGACCTTGAAAACCAGCGGTTACATTGGTTTGATTCCGTCTTCCGGTTCAGGTGTATCCGGCGTACGCCGATTGGCGCGAAACGATCAGGATCGCGGAGGAGTTCGACGAACAGACGCTCGACGTTTTGGCACCAAAATACATGGGCTTCCTGCCGAACACGTACGTCTTTACCAAAAGCCTAGCGGAGCAGATTGTACACGAGTACAGGGACCGCCTGCCAATGATCCTGTTCCGCCCGTCGATCGTCATCTCGTCGATGAAAGATCCCATACCGGGGTGGATGGACAACTTCAACGGACCGGTTGGGTTGCTGGTCGGTTGCGGTATCGGCATTTGCCGCACCATGTACTGCGACCCGAACAACATCGCCGACTTTACGCCGGTCGACGTGTGCATAAAGGCGATGATAGTGGCAGCCTGGAAGCGGGGCACCGAGCCAGCGGCCCGGAGTGAGAGGTACGTACTCCAGCCCACCGTACGTTGGGATCGCTGGGTTGGCAAATCAATGATCGATTGCGCAAGTATGCACTGCGATGACTGGCTAGAAAACAGTGCTCATCTCTCTCTAACTGTAGTCGGCAGCTGCCCTACGAACCTTGAGGTCCAATCCACTAGGAAGGTTTTATTTCCTCCCAAACGTAACCCTGCGAAAACCTTGCGCATACGAGACCGTTGTTGCTTTTGTCTGTTTGCAACAGCAATCGAACATGAGCAAGCATGATCCAATCAGATGGAATCCGTGCAGTACGTTTGTACTAACTTGATTATCTTTT
This window of the Anopheles cruzii chromosome X, idAnoCruzAS_RS32_06, whole genome shotgun sequence genome carries:
- the LOC128271580 gene encoding dnaJ homolog subfamily C member 16, which encodes MRAWRCSTVRWLFLAILITVAIEVQCATKDPYTALGVERRATLQEIRRAYKQLAKEWHPDKTKHPEAEKKFVEIKQAYELLSDSERRKAYDQFGITNEDAILNRERPDYTGYGRFQDPFEHFYGAHNFNFHDQDISLYHRLSITAKYYESNILPKSHQTPQILMFYADWCFDCMKAANSFKKMIDTLEPYGVTFATINAGHEQQLVRKTGVHSLPCIIMVLDGHNYIYRESVFNAQNLVDFIRQKMPYKLLVPVTDDTIDAFLGGWSDNRVRALILEPRAQPRLRYLITAFYFRDRVAFGFVSLSAKDTRRTQERFKIHPSLDSLLLFNEYPSRPVASISMSDIPSPTLNNVISVNKYLVLPRLSSQHVLDGVCPAEWNRPRKRLCVVLVTENTSLHDGARQMMRRMALESSFSRERVRFAYIYKEKQDEFIGTLSKHNQLQDALLKLVIFWRRDTNHVRYEWIHEVMLQVDKTAENDTQDQFFNTTKQKVDSAIQRLLRTSEALSFEAEVKDLMDEHAQSLAVRVLNRVLLAIEFMTDNLGQEHILPAVSVVGTIAFIFIIGYLMSYLLRLEEEDIQLKQGKNVDNLNGKSASYVPELRLHELRAEKYNGLVRLLKPGCRTIVLLSDMQSRPKLISAFHKAVWPYRKNKTLMFAHMLIEKGIGWYAELLRLSLSESREMKINPRNCIGTVIALNGHRKYFCMYHAKHPESNRGAKRMIKITRHLSSMPSDPEAGAFLGMESSDSETSMSDVSEPKILLEENLLDGLPNWLDRLFEGTTHRYYINYWPDFTSK
- the LOC128267097 gene encoding ATP synthase subunit delta, mitochondrial-like, which encodes MMAMQSTRLARYMRPAIRLVQSRGYAEEMSFTLAAANKVFYDSANIRQVDVPSFSGAFGILPKHVPTLAVLKPGVVTVYENDGAQKKIFVSSGTVTVNEDASVQVLAEEAHPIEDLDASACREILTNAQSQLSSASGDKDRAEAAIAVEVAEALLKAAE
- the LOC128267595 gene encoding putative fatty acyl-CoA reductase CG5065 — protein: MHAFSNHPIGLLPVEQNYDASKPSIRKFFAGRDIFVTGGTGFMGKVLIEKLIRSCSELDHIFVLIREKKQRSVAERIAEMQQLPLFDKLRQEAPHLLVKMVPVRGDVSLIGLGLSAEDRDRMQSVSVIFHVAASVRFDDPLKSAILLNTRGTRELVRFAEQLPDLRVLMHISSTYSNPDRYVIEEEVYPAYADWRETIRIAEEFDEQTLDVLAPKYMGFLPNTYVFTKSLAEQIVHEYRDRLPMILFRPSIVISSMKDPIPGWMDNFNGPVGLLVGCGIGICRTMYCDPNNIADFTPVDVCIKAMIVAAWKRGTEPAARSESVKFELPIYNCCISNLRNSTMSQIVEMGRLLSDEIPLDKCIWAPGGGITQIRIHNLFRVLLYHILPAILIDGVFRLMGQKPFLAKLQRKIYTANVALEYFILNNWDFKNGNFIRLASEIKPEDNKDFYYRDFIEFDVTLYFRNCILGARRYLLKEKDENIPKALVHLRRMKLLDKVCKTIIIVTFFYIILIQFDLLGMILHLTGYTSSYTAELGCK